The genome window cccgatcccgttcccgatcccgttcccgttcccaatcccgttcccgttcccgatcccagtcccgatcccgatcccgttcccaatcccgttcccaatcccgatcccgttcccgttcccagtCCCGATCCCGTTCCCGCTGCCGCCCTCACGTAGCGCTCCGCGCGCCAGTGGCGACGTCACGCCGCGCCGGTGACGTCACGCGCGGCGGTGACGCCGAGGCGCGGCGCGGGCAGGCGGCGGcaatggcggcggcggcggcggccggagcgggagcggcgggagcggcgggagcggcggcggccccgccgcggggcATCCGCGCCTGGCTGCGGAGCGCCTTCCGCTTCGCCACCGACCGCAACGACTTCCGCAGGTCGGGAGCGGGACGGGGATCGAGGCCGGGCCCGGAATAGAGGTCGGGATCGGGGCAGGGATCGCGATCGGGAGCCCGGTGTCTGCCCCCGGCAGGGCTGGGATTGTCCCTCGGtccctgtgtccagttctggctcCTCGGTCCACGGAGGAGATCCTGGGACCGGAGCGGGCGTAGGGAAGGGAgcggagctgggaagggcctGGAGAGTCCTGAGGAGATGGGAAAGGGTTTGGAGAGTCCTGAGGAGATGGGAAGGGTTTGGAGAGTCCTGAGGAGATGGGAAAGGGTTTGGAGAATCCTGAGGAGATGGGAAAGGGTTTGGAGAGTCCTGAGGAGATGGGAAAGGGTATGTAGAGTCCTGAGGAGATGGAAAGGGTATGGAGAGTCCTGAGATGGGAAGGGTTTGGAGagtcctgagggagctgggaagggtttggagagtcctgagggagctgggaagggtttggagaaTCCTGAGGGAgttgggaaaggggctcagcctggagaaaaggaggctcagggggaatttctggctctgcacaactccctgccaggagggaacagccgggggggatttgggatcttatcccagggaacagggacaggaggagagggaacggcctcaggctgtgc of Anomalospiza imberbis isolate Cuckoo-Finch-1a 21T00152 chromosome 26, ASM3175350v1, whole genome shotgun sequence contains these proteins:
- the TOMM6 gene encoding mitochondrial import receptor subunit TOM6 homolog, with the protein product MAAAAAAGAGAAGAAGAAAAPPRGIRAWLRSAFRFATDRNDFRRNLLLNLGLFAAGVWVARNLTDIDLMAPQPVP